One window from the genome of Andrena cerasifolii isolate SP2316 chromosome 3, iyAndCera1_principal, whole genome shotgun sequence encodes:
- the LOC143367030 gene encoding uncharacterized protein LOC143367030 encodes MKKATISVRSEDNACFAWAVVTALHPAERNPHRPSSYPQYTLVLNLQGIEFPMFTKQIVKFEGLNNTSINVYSFEEKKKTEKGLTIFPLHLNSHKRDQHANLLYMPEQGDSNVGHFVLIKNLSRLVSMQLRRHREKKFICDRCLHYFGSAEKLEAHTVDCREMNDCAILLPSQDNNLLSFDGHGRKERIPFVVYADLECILEKTEDVQKDAGEHKLCTYQKHKVHSIGYYMHCSYNASVSACRYYRDMDCVSWFVKELKNFADFTKPILANNVPMEKLTKDQWRTFHSAKHCHICEKPFEADDKRVRDHCHLFGRFRGPAHYKL; translated from the exons atgaagaaagcgacaattagcgtgcgatccgaggataacgcctgtTTCGCATGGGCAGTGGTcacagctctccatcccgccgaaagaaaccctcatcggccaagttcatatccacagtatacattggtgctaaatctccagggcattgagtttccaatgttcacgaagcaaattgtaaagtttgaAGGGTTGAACAACACCTCCATCAACGTCTATAGcttcgaggagaagaagaagacggaAAAAGGGTTGACAATCTTTCCACTGCATCTCAACAGCCACAAGAGAGATCAGCACGCAAACCTGCTCTACATGCCAGAACAAGGGGACAGCAATGTGggacactttgtgctgatcaagaacttgtcccgactggtgagcatgcagttgagaaggcacagagaaaagaaattcatctgtgatcg gtgcctgcactactttggatccgctgagaagttggaggcccacacAGTGGATTGCCGAGAGATGAACGACTGCGCCATTTTGCTGCCCAGCCAGGACAACAATTTGCTCAGTTTTGATGGCCACGGCAGGAAGGAACGaatccccttcgtggtgtacgccgatctagagtgcatcctagagaaaacggaggatgtccagaaggatgcgggggagcacaaattgtgcacgtaccagaaacataaggtgcatagtattggctattatatgcattgctcgtacaaTGCATCGGTATCAGCATGTCGATATTATCGCGATATGGATTGCGTGTCTTGGTTCGTGaaagaactgaaaaattttgcggATTTTACTAAACCCATCCTGGCCAATAATGTTCCCATGGAAAAGTTGACGAAAGACCAGTGGAGGACATTTCACAGCGCGAAGCATTGCCACATTTGTGAAAAGCCATTCGAGGCTGATGATAAACGAGTGcgtgatcattgccatctattcggacggtttagaggccccgcacattataaattataa